In Mycobacterium sp. Aquia_216, a genomic segment contains:
- a CDS encoding sensor domain-containing protein — translation MHRVLRWPTALLAAPIACALTATVAGCTRAVDGTALAAQPVVHTPASSAARPAPRAMPTTVLEGLLMSQNQLVALVGGTNMALVGTATSTSDSSKIIDDRTCLGLGSVGDATTYANSGYVAIRGNQFSTPNAVAADVTQLAASFTAPGDAQALLQRTIQDWQRCAQRRYGFHSSNGNHSYFSTHDLRVSGSRIELSMRQEEDPRWGCSHAMAVQDAVIVEGRVCLLNKDTDPAVDALLDQIIAKIPQ, via the coding sequence ATGCACCGGGTACTTCGATGGCCGACCGCCTTGCTTGCCGCGCCGATCGCTTGCGCGTTGACGGCAACGGTCGCGGGCTGTACCAGGGCGGTCGATGGGACGGCATTGGCCGCCCAACCCGTGGTCCACACCCCCGCCAGCTCGGCGGCCCGCCCCGCCCCGCGCGCGATGCCGACCACAGTCCTCGAAGGCCTGCTGATGAGTCAGAACCAGCTCGTCGCCCTGGTCGGGGGGACGAACATGGCCTTGGTCGGCACCGCCACCAGCACCTCGGACTCGTCGAAAATCATCGACGATCGCACCTGCCTGGGGCTCGGTTCGGTGGGAGACGCGACGACCTACGCCAATAGCGGATACGTCGCGATACGCGGCAACCAGTTCAGCACTCCCAACGCGGTGGCGGCCGATGTCACCCAACTGGCGGCGTCGTTCACAGCCCCGGGCGATGCCCAGGCGTTGCTGCAACGCACGATCCAGGATTGGCAGCGATGTGCCCAGCGGCGGTACGGGTTTCACTCTTCGAACGGCAATCACAGCTACTTCTCCACTCACGACTTGCGCGTCAGCGGCTCGCGCATCGAATTGTCGATGCGCCAAGAGGAAGATCCCAGATGGGGCTGCTCGCATGCGATGGCCGTCCAGGACGCCGTCATCGTCGAGGGCCGCGTCTGCCTGCTGAACAAGGACACCGACCCCGCGGTCGACGCCCTACTCGACCAGATCATTGCCAAGATCCCGCAATAA
- a CDS encoding sensor domain-containing protein encodes MAVLMLTALATVAVGCTSSVAGKAVPADESGRPSLNPVAVSALEGLLLDPGQINGALGATSMKVWVNAKGMWDWSAGISDKNCLAIDGPAQERVYVGSGWTAMRGQRIDDSVDGSKKRDHYAIQAVVAFASEHDADGFYDSSVQSWSACSKRRFSDVTQGQPDTVWTVAGISTDNSMLSTSEVQEGGDGWTCQRALTARNNIVIDVVTCAYSQVGASAIDIASQLAAKVAKQ; translated from the coding sequence ATGGCTGTCCTGATGCTGACCGCGCTCGCCACTGTTGCCGTCGGCTGCACCAGCAGCGTCGCCGGAAAAGCGGTGCCGGCGGACGAGTCTGGCAGGCCGAGCTTAAATCCCGTCGCGGTATCGGCACTGGAGGGGTTGTTGCTCGACCCGGGCCAGATCAACGGCGCGCTGGGGGCGACATCGATGAAGGTGTGGGTCAACGCCAAGGGCATGTGGGACTGGAGCGCCGGCATCAGCGACAAGAACTGCCTGGCCATCGACGGGCCCGCGCAGGAGAGAGTCTATGTCGGCTCCGGGTGGACCGCGATGCGCGGCCAGCGGATCGACGACAGCGTGGACGGCTCCAAGAAGCGCGACCACTACGCCATCCAGGCCGTCGTCGCCTTCGCGTCCGAGCACGACGCCGACGGGTTCTACGACTCCTCGGTGCAGAGTTGGTCGGCGTGCTCGAAGCGTCGTTTTTCCGACGTCACGCAGGGTCAGCCCGACACCGTCTGGACGGTGGCCGGCATCAGCACGGACAACAGCATGCTCAGCACCTCCGAAGTCCAGGAGGGCGGTGACGGCTGGACCTGCCAGCGGGCCCTGACCGCGCGCAACAACATCGTCATCGACGTCGTGACCTGCGCCTACAGCCAGGTGGGGGCGTCGGCAATCGACATCGCTTCCCAGCTCGCGGCGAAGGTTGCTAAGCAGTAG
- a CDS encoding metal ABC transporter ATP-binding protein, with the protein MPVVEQAVETADQRPPAVSLTGARLAFGDRVLWDDLDLSVSRGEFIAVLGPNGTGKTSLLKVLLGQLLLSAGAALVDGKEVTSGSGAIGYVPQHRPIDRDVMLVGRDLVRLGVDGNRWGCTTLRSAERARRRLAVGQALASVNGEPLADVRVGLMSGGELQRMRIAQALASDPMLLLCDEPLLTLDPANAKLVAALIDRRRREANTTVMVVTHEINTILPYVDRVLYLVDGRFRIGTVEQVMNTETLSTLYRAEIQVVKVNDRYVVIGEDSGRAL; encoded by the coding sequence ATGCCCGTCGTTGAACAGGCGGTCGAGACGGCCGACCAACGGCCACCGGCTGTCTCGCTGACCGGTGCCCGGTTGGCGTTCGGCGATCGCGTCCTGTGGGACGACCTCGACCTGTCGGTGTCGCGGGGTGAGTTCATCGCGGTGCTCGGTCCCAATGGCACCGGCAAGACATCGCTACTCAAGGTATTGCTCGGACAGCTGCTGCTGAGTGCCGGCGCTGCCTTGGTGGACGGCAAAGAGGTCACCTCGGGCAGCGGAGCCATCGGCTATGTGCCGCAACACCGCCCGATCGACCGGGACGTGATGCTGGTCGGCCGCGACCTGGTCCGGCTGGGCGTCGACGGAAACCGCTGGGGCTGCACGACGCTGCGCTCGGCCGAGCGCGCCCGCCGCCGGCTGGCCGTAGGCCAGGCGCTGGCCTCGGTCAACGGCGAGCCGCTCGCCGATGTCCGGGTCGGGCTGATGTCGGGTGGCGAATTGCAGCGCATGCGCATCGCTCAGGCATTGGCCAGCGATCCGATGCTGCTGTTGTGCGACGAGCCGCTGCTGACGCTGGATCCGGCCAACGCCAAGCTGGTCGCGGCACTGATCGACCGTCGCCGCCGCGAGGCCAACACCACGGTCATGGTGGTGACCCACGAGATCAACACGATCCTGCCGTACGTCGACCGGGTGCTGTATCTGGTCGACGGCCGTTTCCGGATCGGCACCGTCGAGCAGGTGATGAACACCGAAACGCTGTCGACCTTGTACCGGGCCGAAATCCAGGTGGTGAAGGTCAACGACCGCTACGTGGTGATCGGTGAAGACAGCGGGCGCGCGCTGTGA
- a CDS encoding metal ABC transporter permease encodes MNNQLSDVLDHLLSFDITARLLNHDFVQQALLAAALLGLVAGLIGPFIVMRQMSFAVHGSSELSLTGAAFALLVGFQVGLGALIGSAVAAALFGVLGQRARERDSVTGVVLAFGLGLAVLFIYLYPGRSTTSFALLTGQIVGVGYSGLATLVLVCLLVIGVLATCYRPLLFATVDPDVAAARGVPVRALGIVFAALVGVVAAQAVQIVGALLVMSLLITPAAAAARVVASPAVAIVASVIFAEVAAVGGIVLSLAPGVPVSVFVATISFLIYLFCWLLGRRREASA; translated from the coding sequence GTGAACAACCAGCTCTCCGACGTGCTGGATCATCTGCTCTCCTTCGACATCACCGCCCGTCTGCTGAACCACGACTTCGTCCAGCAGGCGCTGCTGGCGGCCGCGCTGCTGGGACTGGTGGCCGGGCTGATCGGCCCGTTCATCGTGATGCGCCAGATGTCGTTCGCCGTGCACGGATCCAGCGAATTGTCGCTGACCGGAGCCGCGTTCGCACTGCTGGTCGGGTTCCAGGTGGGCTTGGGCGCGCTGATCGGCAGCGCCGTGGCGGCCGCACTGTTCGGCGTTCTCGGCCAGCGGGCCCGGGAACGCGATTCGGTGACCGGGGTGGTGCTGGCGTTCGGGTTGGGCCTCGCGGTGCTGTTCATCTACCTCTACCCGGGACGCTCGACGACGAGTTTCGCGCTGCTCACCGGCCAGATCGTCGGGGTGGGCTACAGCGGACTGGCGACGCTGGTGCTCGTTTGCCTGCTCGTGATCGGCGTCCTGGCGACGTGCTACCGACCGCTGTTGTTCGCCACCGTCGATCCCGACGTCGCGGCCGCCCGGGGGGTCCCGGTCCGGGCGCTGGGCATCGTGTTCGCCGCGTTGGTCGGCGTGGTGGCCGCTCAGGCCGTGCAGATCGTCGGCGCACTGCTGGTGATGTCGTTGCTGATCACACCCGCGGCCGCGGCCGCACGAGTGGTCGCCTCGCCCGCGGTGGCCATCGTGGCCTCGGTGATCTTCGCCGAAGTCGCCGCGGTAGGGGGAATCGTGCTGTCGCTGGCGCCCGGTGTCCCGGTGTCGGTTTTCGTCGCAACGATCTCGTTTCTGATCTACCTGTTTTGCTGGCTGCTGGGACGACGGCGGGAGGCCAGCGCTTAA
- a CDS encoding SLC13 family permease has protein sequence MALTVSLLLLAMVLGFAVVRPRGWPEALAAVPAALIVVAIGAISVHQAARQVAGLSGVVAFLGAVLVLAKLCDDEGLFEAAGAAIARTPRGSHGLLRHVFVIAASITAVLSLDATVVLLTPVVLAAVRRLRTPVRPYAYATAHLANGASLLLPVSNLTNLLAFHTANLSFIDFTLVMALPWLATVATLYMVFHRFFARDLHVAPDPEQLGPAQRPPVFVLVVVALTLAGFALSEPLGVAPAWVALAGASVLAVRSLGRRHTTVREILWSAQVSFLVFVLALGVVVQAVTLNGMDAVMSAVLPHGSGLPALLAVAAVAAVLANIVNNLPATLVLLPLAAPSGPVAILAVLIGVNIGPNLTYVGSLSNLLWRRVLRQHDVEAGVGEYTRLGLCTVPPALVVAVVALWASARLLGL, from the coding sequence TTGGCACTGACCGTTTCGCTGCTGTTGCTTGCTATGGTCCTGGGGTTTGCGGTCGTGCGCCCACGAGGCTGGCCGGAGGCGCTGGCCGCGGTTCCCGCCGCCCTGATCGTGGTCGCGATCGGCGCGATCTCGGTCCACCAGGCGGCCCGGCAGGTCGCCGGGTTGTCGGGAGTCGTCGCGTTCCTGGGTGCGGTGCTGGTGTTGGCCAAGCTATGCGACGACGAAGGCCTGTTCGAAGCCGCGGGCGCGGCGATCGCGCGGACACCCCGCGGTTCGCACGGCCTGCTGCGGCACGTGTTCGTCATCGCCGCCAGCATCACCGCCGTCCTGAGTCTGGACGCCACCGTGGTGTTGCTGACCCCGGTGGTGCTGGCCGCGGTGCGCCGGCTGCGAACCCCGGTGCGCCCCTACGCCTACGCGACGGCGCATCTCGCCAACGGGGCTTCGCTGCTGCTGCCGGTGTCCAACCTGACCAACCTGCTGGCGTTTCACACCGCGAACCTCTCTTTCATCGACTTCACCCTGGTGATGGCGCTACCGTGGCTGGCCACCGTCGCCACGCTGTACATGGTCTTCCACCGTTTTTTCGCCCGGGATCTGCACGTTGCCCCCGACCCGGAACAACTCGGGCCGGCGCAGCGGCCCCCGGTGTTCGTCTTGGTGGTCGTGGCGCTGACGCTGGCCGGGTTCGCACTGTCCGAGCCGCTGGGCGTAGCCCCCGCGTGGGTAGCGCTCGCGGGTGCTTCGGTGCTCGCGGTGCGCAGCCTGGGCCGCCGACACACCACTGTGCGCGAAATCCTGTGGTCGGCGCAGGTGTCGTTTCTGGTGTTCGTGCTGGCGCTGGGCGTCGTGGTGCAGGCGGTCACGCTGAACGGGATGGACGCGGTGATGTCCGCCGTGTTGCCGCACGGGTCGGGACTGCCCGCATTGCTTGCCGTCGCCGCGGTGGCCGCCGTGCTGGCCAACATCGTCAACAATCTGCCCGCAACGCTGGTGCTGTTGCCGTTGGCCGCGCCCAGCGGTCCGGTCGCAATCCTGGCGGTGCTGATCGGGGTCAATATCGGGCCCAACCTCACCTACGTCGGTTCACTGTCGAACCTGCTGTGGCGGCGCGTGCTTCGCCAGCACGACGTCGAGGCCGGCGTCGGCGAGTACACCCGACTCGGGCTGTGCACCGTACCGCCGGCCCTGGTGGTGGCGGTGGTCGCACTGTGGGCCTCGGCGCGGCTGCTGGGCCTCTAG
- a CDS encoding metal ABC transporter solute-binding protein, Zn/Mn family: MAHVIGGRRRSNLLRAVAACVIGTTTITGCGVAGSAHQAGAAVVASTDVWGSVAHAVAGRHISVKSILSGAAIDPHTYQASASDAAAVMDATLVIYNGGGYDPWITAVLTDHPNIKTVDAYSFAGNAGNGDRPNEHVFYDLSVAKTVATTIADRLAAVDVDNAADYRANVAGFGRDADTIAASERSIANAYPNTAVVATEPVAYYLLKATGLVNRTPTAFMSANENGTDPSPADMAYVLDLINRHQVAALLVNPQTTTPAISALQDAARRAGIPVTLVTETLPDGADYLSWQRNTVDQLQTALRSSRTDARR; encoded by the coding sequence ATGGCACACGTCATCGGGGGACGTCGGCGTTCGAACCTCCTGCGAGCCGTGGCCGCCTGCGTTATCGGCACGACGACGATCACGGGCTGCGGGGTGGCCGGTTCTGCGCATCAGGCGGGCGCCGCGGTGGTGGCCTCCACCGATGTATGGGGCAGCGTGGCCCACGCCGTTGCCGGGCGGCACATCAGCGTCAAGTCGATCCTGTCCGGCGCCGCTATCGATCCGCACACCTACCAGGCCAGCGCCTCGGACGCGGCCGCCGTCATGGACGCCACGCTGGTGATCTACAACGGTGGTGGCTACGACCCGTGGATCACTGCGGTGCTGACCGACCATCCCAACATCAAAACCGTCGACGCCTACTCGTTCGCCGGTAATGCCGGCAACGGGGATCGGCCCAACGAGCACGTCTTCTACGACCTCAGCGTCGCCAAGACCGTCGCCACCACCATCGCCGACCGGCTCGCGGCCGTCGACGTGGACAACGCCGCCGACTATCGGGCCAACGTTGCCGGGTTCGGCCGCGACGCCGACACCATCGCCGCTTCCGAACGTTCCATCGCCAACGCCTATCCCAACACCGCCGTCGTCGCGACCGAACCCGTTGCCTACTACCTGCTGAAGGCCACCGGCCTGGTGAATCGCACGCCGACCGCGTTCATGTCGGCGAACGAGAACGGGACCGATCCCTCGCCGGCCGACATGGCGTATGTCCTCGACCTGATCAACCGCCACCAGGTCGCGGCGCTACTGGTCAACCCGCAAACGACCACGCCCGCGATCAGCGCCCTGCAAGATGCGGCCCGGCGCGCGGGCATCCCGGTCACGCTGGTGACCGAGACGTTGCCCGACGGCGCGGACTATCTGAGCTGGCAGCGCAATACCGTCGATCAGTTGCAGACCGCGTTGCGATCGAGCCGCACCGATGCCCGTCGTTGA
- a CDS encoding LamB/YcsF family protein, with translation MAGIDLNADLGEGFGVWRLGDDDAMLQIVTSANVACGFHAGDPANLLRVCRGAAERGVRIGAQVSYRDLAGFGRRFIDVAAEDLVADVVYQIGALQAIAHASGSTVSYVKPHGALYNTIVTNREQAAAVAEAVRSVDAALPVLGISGSAFFDEAARLGLQTVAEAFADRAYRPDGQLVSRREQGAVLQDPAAIARRVVTMVSSGQVAAIDGTEIPVSVESVCVHGDSPGAVRIATAVRDQIQAAGIDIRAFC, from the coding sequence GTGGCGGGTATCGACCTGAACGCTGACCTGGGCGAGGGCTTTGGCGTCTGGCGTCTCGGTGACGACGACGCCATGCTGCAGATCGTCACCAGTGCCAACGTCGCGTGCGGTTTCCATGCGGGCGATCCGGCCAACCTGCTGCGGGTGTGCCGTGGCGCCGCCGAGCGGGGTGTGCGGATCGGCGCGCAGGTGAGCTATCGCGACCTGGCCGGGTTCGGCCGGCGCTTCATCGATGTCGCCGCCGAGGATCTCGTTGCCGACGTGGTGTATCAGATCGGCGCGTTACAGGCGATCGCTCACGCGTCCGGATCGACGGTCTCCTACGTCAAACCCCATGGCGCGCTGTACAACACGATCGTGACCAACCGCGAGCAGGCCGCGGCCGTCGCCGAGGCGGTGCGTTCGGTGGACGCCGCGCTGCCCGTGTTGGGCATCTCGGGTTCGGCGTTCTTCGACGAAGCCGCGCGTCTCGGATTGCAGACGGTGGCCGAGGCGTTCGCCGATCGCGCCTACCGACCCGACGGCCAGCTGGTGTCCCGTCGCGAGCAGGGGGCGGTGCTGCAGGACCCGGCGGCGATCGCGCGGCGCGTGGTGACCATGGTGTCCTCCGGGCAGGTCGCCGCGATCGACGGCACCGAGATTCCGGTGAGCGTGGAATCGGTTTGCGTGCACGGTGATTCGCCCGGCGCGGTGCGGATCGCGACCGCGGTGCGCGATCAGATCCAGGCGGCGGGCATCGACATCAGGGCGTTCTGCTGA
- a CDS encoding LacI family DNA-binding transcriptional regulator, with amino-acid sequence MSPTPRRRATLASLAAELKVSRTTISNAFNRPDQLSPDLRERVLATAKRLGYAGPDPVARSLRTRKVGAVGLFMAEPLTYFFSDPAARDFVAGVAQSCEELSQGLQLIAVGPSRSPEDGTAAVLGAGVDGFVVYSVRDDDPYLQVVLQRRVPVVVVDQPKGLAGVSRVGIDDRAAMRELAEYVLGLGHREVGLLTMRLGQDRRQDLADAERLRSQTFDVQRERIAGVWDAMRAAGVDPGSLTVVESYEHLPTSGGEAAKVALEANPRITALMCTADILALSAMDYLRAHGIYVPGQISVTGFDGVPEAISRGLTTVAQPSLLKGHRAGELLLNPPRSGLPVIELLDTELIRGRTSGPPV; translated from the coding sequence GTGAGCCCCACACCGCGCCGACGTGCGACTCTGGCGTCGTTGGCGGCCGAACTGAAGGTTTCGCGGACCACCATTTCGAATGCCTTCAACCGGCCGGATCAGCTCTCGCCCGACCTTCGCGAACGCGTACTCGCCACGGCCAAGCGGCTGGGCTACGCCGGCCCCGATCCCGTGGCGCGCTCGTTGCGAACCCGCAAGGTCGGTGCGGTCGGGCTGTTCATGGCCGAGCCGCTGACGTATTTTTTCAGCGACCCGGCGGCGCGCGATTTCGTTGCGGGAGTGGCGCAGTCGTGCGAAGAGCTGAGTCAGGGGCTGCAACTGATCGCCGTCGGCCCCAGCCGCAGCCCGGAGGACGGCACGGCCGCCGTGCTTGGCGCGGGCGTGGACGGCTTCGTGGTGTATTCGGTCCGCGACGACGATCCCTACCTCCAGGTGGTGCTGCAGCGCCGCGTGCCGGTGGTGGTGGTCGACCAGCCCAAGGGCCTGGCCGGAGTGTCGCGGGTGGGTATCGACGACCGGGCGGCGATGCGCGAGCTCGCCGAGTACGTGCTGGGGTTGGGCCATCGCGAGGTCGGGCTGCTGACAATGCGGTTGGGGCAGGACCGCCGCCAAGACCTGGCGGACGCCGAGCGGTTACGCTCGCAGACTTTCGACGTGCAGCGCGAACGCATCGCCGGCGTGTGGGACGCCATGCGGGCCGCCGGCGTGGACCCGGGCTCGCTGACCGTGGTGGAGAGCTACGAGCACTTGCCGACTTCAGGCGGTGAGGCGGCCAAGGTCGCGCTGGAGGCCAATCCGCGGATCACCGCATTGATGTGCACCGCGGACATATTGGCGCTGTCGGCCATGGATTACCTTCGGGCACATGGCATTTACGTGCCCGGCCAAATCAGTGTCACCGGATTCGACGGGGTGCCCGAGGCGATCAGCCGCGGCCTGACCACGGTGGCGCAGCCCAGCCTGCTGAAGGGCCACCGGGCGGGGGAACTACTGCTGAACCCACCACGGTCCGGGCTGCCGGTCATCGAGCTGCTGGACACCGAGCTGATCCGGGGCCGTACCTCCGGTCCGCCGGTTTAG
- the kstR gene encoding cholesterol catabolism transcriptional regulator KstR, producing the protein MAVLAESELGSEAQRERRKRILDATMAIASKGGYEAVQMRAVADRADVAVGTLYRYFPSKVHLLVSALGREFGRIDAKTDRSAMAGGTPFQRLNFMVGKLNRAMQRNPLLTEAMTRAYVFADASAASEVDQVEKLIDSMFARAMSDGEPTEDQYHIARVISDVWLSNLLAWLTRRASATDVSKRLDLAVRLLIGDSESSG; encoded by the coding sequence GTGGCAGTTCTGGCTGAATCAGAGCTTGGCTCGGAGGCGCAACGGGAGCGTCGCAAGCGCATCCTGGACGCCACCATGGCCATCGCGTCGAAGGGCGGCTACGAGGCAGTTCAGATGCGTGCGGTGGCGGATCGCGCGGATGTGGCGGTCGGGACGCTGTACCGCTATTTCCCGTCGAAAGTGCACCTGCTGGTGTCTGCCCTGGGCCGGGAGTTCGGCCGCATCGACGCGAAGACCGACCGCTCCGCGATGGCGGGCGGCACTCCGTTCCAGCGATTGAATTTCATGGTCGGCAAGCTCAACCGCGCGATGCAGCGCAATCCGCTGCTCACCGAGGCGATGACGCGCGCCTACGTCTTCGCCGACGCGTCGGCGGCCAGCGAGGTCGACCAGGTCGAAAAGCTGATCGACAGCATGTTCGCGCGTGCGATGAGTGACGGCGAACCGACCGAGGACCAGTACCACATCGCCCGGGTGATCTCCGACGTGTGGCTGTCGAATCTGCTGGCCTGGCTCACCCGGCGCGCTTCCGCGACCGACGTCAGCAAGCGGCTCGACCTGGCAGTTCGGTTGCTGATCGGCGACTCGGAGTCGTCCGGCTAA
- a CDS encoding MBL fold metallo-hydrolase — MRLKLGRPDIARYSDRFDVPAAAADGLSVTWMGVATLLIDDGSSALMTDGYFSRPSLAQVAAGKLSPSAARVDGCLARAKVSRLAAVIPVHTHVDHVMDSALVADRTGARLVGGESAANVGRGYGLPEERLVVAVSGEPIRLGAFDVTLVKSHHCPPDRYPGAIDAPLVPPVKVTAYRCGEAWSTLVHHLPSDHRLLIQGSAGFVKGALAAHRADAVYLSVGQLGLQPRSYLLDYWAQTVQAVGARRVILIHWDDFFRPLSKPLRALPYAGDDLDVSIRILDELATRDGVALHMPTVWRRENPWL, encoded by the coding sequence ATGCGGCTGAAGCTCGGACGCCCCGATATCGCGCGGTATTCGGACCGGTTCGACGTGCCTGCCGCCGCGGCCGACGGACTCTCGGTGACCTGGATGGGCGTGGCGACGTTGTTGATCGACGACGGGTCGTCGGCGCTGATGACCGACGGCTATTTCTCGCGCCCCAGCCTGGCGCAGGTCGCGGCCGGCAAGCTGTCGCCGTCCGCGGCACGCGTGGACGGCTGTCTGGCCCGGGCCAAGGTGTCGCGGCTGGCGGCCGTCATCCCGGTGCACACCCACGTCGACCACGTGATGGATTCCGCACTGGTCGCCGACCGCACCGGCGCGCGGCTGGTGGGGGGCGAGTCGGCGGCCAACGTGGGGCGCGGCTATGGCCTGCCGGAGGAGCGCCTCGTGGTCGCGGTTTCAGGCGAACCAATTCGGTTGGGCGCCTTCGATGTAACGCTGGTGAAATCACACCACTGTCCTCCCGACCGGTATCCGGGTGCGATCGACGCCCCACTGGTGCCACCGGTGAAGGTGACGGCGTATCGCTGCGGGGAGGCGTGGTCGACGCTGGTCCACCACCTGCCGTCGGATCACCGGCTGCTGATTCAGGGCAGCGCCGGCTTCGTCAAAGGAGCGCTGGCCGCCCACCGCGCGGACGCCGTCTACCTCAGCGTCGGCCAACTGGGCCTGCAGCCGCGGTCATACCTGCTCGACTACTGGGCGCAGACAGTTCAAGCGGTGGGCGCACGTCGGGTGATCCTCATCCACTGGGATGATTTCTTTCGCCCGTTGTCGAAGCCGTTGCGGGCGTTGCCGTATGCGGGTGACGACTTGGACGTGTCCATCCGCATTCTCGACGAGCTGGCCACGCGCGACGGTGTCGCGCTGCACATGCCGACGGTGTGGCGGCGCGAAAACCCTTGGCTGTGA